In one window of Rhodanobacter sp. FDAARGOS 1247 DNA:
- a CDS encoding methionine ABC transporter permease, translating to MSPLQKLFPNIDDWGEIGRACIDTLLMLGGSLALTVLIGLPLGVLLYLTGKGQLRPMPKLYAVTSLLVNVLRSVPFIILMIVLMPVTYALVGTKLGIRGAIPPLVIGAAPFFARLVETALREVQQGVIEASQAMGASLWQIVRHVLLPEARGGLFAGITVTAIALVGYTAMGGAIGSGGLGDLAYRYGYLSYKSDYMLVTVVLLIVLVQVLQMIGDRIVQRYKQR from the coding sequence ATGAGTCCGCTGCAGAAACTTTTCCCCAACATCGACGACTGGGGCGAGATCGGCCGCGCCTGCATCGACACCTTGCTGATGCTGGGCGGCTCGCTGGCGCTCACCGTGCTGATCGGCCTGCCGCTGGGCGTGTTGCTGTACCTCACCGGCAAGGGCCAGCTGCGGCCGATGCCGAAGCTCTACGCGGTGACCTCGCTGCTGGTGAACGTCCTGCGCTCGGTGCCGTTCATCATCCTGATGATCGTGCTGATGCCGGTCACCTACGCCCTGGTCGGCACCAAACTGGGCATCCGCGGCGCGATCCCGCCACTGGTGATCGGCGCCGCGCCGTTCTTCGCGCGGCTGGTGGAAACCGCGCTGCGCGAAGTGCAGCAAGGCGTGATCGAGGCCAGCCAGGCGATGGGCGCCAGCCTGTGGCAGATCGTCCGCCACGTGCTGTTGCCCGAAGCCCGCGGCGGCCTGTTCGCCGGCATCACGGTCACCGCGATCGCCCTGGTCGGCTACACCGCCATGGGTGGGGCGATCGGCTCCGGCGGCCTCGGCGACCTGGCCTACCGCTACGGCTATCTTAGCTACAAGTCCGACTACATGCTGGTCACCGTGGTGCTGCTGATCGTGCTGGTGCAGGTGCTGCAGATGATCGGCGACCGCATCGTGCAGCGTTATAAGCAACGCTGA
- a CDS encoding DUF962 domain-containing protein, with amino-acid sequence MSGYSSFAEFYPFYLGEHGNRRCRRMHFIGSSLVIAVVVLAVSSGQWRWLWLVPLCGYGFAWIGHYVFEKNRPATFRHPLYSLAGDWVMYAQMLRGKIPF; translated from the coding sequence ATGTCCGGCTACAGCAGTTTTGCCGAGTTCTATCCGTTCTACCTCGGCGAGCACGGCAACCGCCGCTGCCGCCGGATGCATTTCATCGGCAGCAGCCTGGTGATCGCGGTGGTCGTGCTTGCCGTGTCCAGCGGGCAGTGGCGCTGGTTGTGGCTGGTACCGCTGTGCGGCTACGGCTTCGCCTGGATCGGCCACTACGTGTTCGAGAAGAACCGCCCGGCGACCTTCAGGCATCCGCTGTACAGCCTGGCCGGCGACTGGGTGATGTACGCCCAGATGCTGCGCGGCAAGATCCCGTTTTGA
- a CDS encoding NADH:flavin oxidoreductase/NADH oxidase, translating into MNLFDPFQQRSLTLRNRLVVSPMCEYSATDGVPNDWHLVHLGSRAVGGAAVVIAEASAVSAQGRISPQDAGLWNQAQLQAWQPITRFIGAHGAIAGIQLAHAGRKASTLRPWDGHGPVPAGQGDWPVVAPSALPFDTGWNVPLALDEAGIQAVIADFRAAAARALEAGFQLVEVHAAHGYLLHQFLSPLSNRRDDRYGGSFENRTRLTREVVAAVREVWPDELPLWLRVSATDWADEGGWDAAQSVELARMVKPLGVDLIDVSSGGLLPHVKIPLGPGYQVPFAAQIRREADIATGAVGLITEAEQADRIIADGEADLVLIARESLRDPYFPRRAAQQLGAKIVAPAQYQRAW; encoded by the coding sequence ATGAACCTGTTCGATCCGTTCCAGCAACGCAGCCTGACCTTGCGCAACCGGCTGGTGGTTTCGCCGATGTGCGAATACTCGGCCACCGATGGCGTGCCGAACGACTGGCACCTGGTGCACCTGGGCAGTCGCGCGGTAGGCGGCGCCGCCGTGGTGATCGCCGAGGCATCGGCGGTTTCGGCGCAGGGACGCATCTCGCCGCAGGACGCCGGCCTGTGGAACCAGGCCCAGTTGCAGGCGTGGCAACCGATCACCCGCTTCATCGGCGCACACGGGGCGATCGCCGGCATCCAGCTGGCCCATGCCGGGCGCAAGGCCAGCACCTTGCGTCCCTGGGACGGGCATGGTCCGGTGCCGGCCGGGCAGGGTGACTGGCCCGTCGTGGCGCCCTCGGCGCTGCCGTTCGACACCGGCTGGAACGTGCCGCTGGCCTTGGACGAGGCCGGCATCCAGGCGGTGATCGCCGATTTCCGCGCCGCGGCGGCACGCGCGCTGGAGGCCGGCTTCCAGCTGGTCGAGGTGCATGCGGCGCACGGTTACCTGCTGCACCAGTTCCTGTCGCCGCTGAGCAACCGGCGCGACGACCGTTACGGCGGCAGCTTCGAAAACCGCACCCGGCTGACCCGTGAAGTCGTGGCCGCCGTGCGCGAGGTGTGGCCGGACGAGTTGCCGTTGTGGCTGCGCGTGTCGGCGACCGACTGGGCCGACGAAGGCGGCTGGGACGCGGCGCAGAGCGTGGAACTGGCGCGCATGGTGAAGCCCCTGGGCGTCGACCTGATCGACGTTTCCAGCGGCGGCCTGCTGCCCCACGTGAAGATCCCGCTGGGGCCGGGTTACCAGGTGCCGTTCGCCGCGCAGATTCGCCGCGAGGCCGACATCGCCACCGGCGCCGTGGGCCTGATCACCGAGGCCGAACAGGCCGACCGGATCATCGCCGATGGCGAGGCGGACCTGGTGCTGATCGCCCGCGAAAGCCTGCGCGACCCCTACTTCCCGCGGCGGGCGGCACAGCAACTGGGCGCAAAAATCGTCGCGCCGGCGCAATATCAGCGGGCCTGGTAA
- a CDS encoding alpha/beta fold hydrolase: MSNPSFDDASAVTPLVIPVTAADGAHFELLAVLPSGPCQRLLYWLPAMGIPARHYLPLAQALAERGVAVVLHEWRGIGSSDRRAGRRCDWAYRQLLQDDLPAGMALLEARWPQARKWLGGHSLGGQLALLYASLHPSVFAGLLLVASGSPYWRRFRHGWLIAAAYALAPWLARLRGHLPGRRIGFGGNEARGVIDDWARSGRSGRYAATGMSQDFEAQLAALQLPVLALRLKEDWLGPQASLEWLLGKLGAGIRQIEVISRDDLGGKPADHFGWMKTPAPIAARMAEWFAVEDALFAEHARSTA, encoded by the coding sequence ATGTCCAATCCTTCTTTTGACGACGCTTCCGCGGTCACCCCGCTGGTGATCCCGGTCACCGCCGCCGACGGCGCGCACTTCGAATTGCTGGCGGTGTTGCCGTCCGGTCCCTGCCAGCGGCTGCTGTACTGGCTGCCGGCGATGGGCATTCCGGCCCGTCACTATCTGCCGCTGGCCCAGGCGCTGGCCGAACGCGGTGTCGCCGTGGTGCTGCACGAATGGCGCGGCATCGGTTCCAGCGATCGCCGCGCCGGTCGCCGCTGCGACTGGGCCTATCGCCAGCTGCTGCAGGATGACCTGCCTGCCGGCATGGCGCTGCTGGAAGCGCGCTGGCCGCAGGCGCGCAAATGGCTGGGTGGTCACAGCCTGGGCGGCCAGCTGGCGCTGCTCTACGCGAGCCTGCATCCGTCGGTGTTCGCCGGGCTGTTGCTGGTGGCCAGCGGCTCCCCGTACTGGCGGCGCTTCCGGCATGGCTGGCTGATCGCCGCGGCCTATGCGCTGGCGCCGTGGCTGGCACGACTGAGGGGCCATCTGCCGGGCCGGCGCATCGGCTTCGGCGGCAACGAGGCGCGTGGCGTGATCGACGACTGGGCGCGCAGCGGCCGCAGCGGTCGCTATGCCGCCACGGGCATGTCGCAGGACTTCGAGGCGCAACTCGCCGCCCTGCAACTGCCGGTGCTGGCGCTGCGCCTGAAGGAGGACTGGCTCGGTCCGCAGGCCTCGCTGGAATGGCTGCTGGGCAAGCTGGGTGCGGGCATCCGGCAGATCGAGGTGATCAGCCGTGATGATCTGGGTGGCAAGCCGGCCGACCACTTCGGCTGGATGAAAACGCCGGCGCCGATCGCGGCGCGGATGGCCGAATGGTTCGCCGTGGAAGATGCGCTGTTCGCCGAACACGCCCGGTCGACGGCTTGA
- a CDS encoding phospholipase A, protein MKPLMAAAAVTLGGFCAAASVHAQNPDPTDIRGCTAIESDAQRLACYDHATGRVNLPVARKRVDASTRTPEIFGRDDKRASADEPGNSEVAQPLSLLDSRWELSPESKLGTFNIRGYNPVYVMPAFMTSHQNNQPHSPSPDNTVSGTSEQLQNVEAKFQLSLKAKVWQGVFGDAGDLWVGYTQSSRWQVYNSTLSRPFRETDYEPEAMLVFDTHYQVFGWTGRLLGIGVDHQSNGRGDPLSRSWNRVIADVGFERDGWTVMLRPWWRIPESRSDDDNPDISDYMGRGEVQIVHEWRGQEFGMMLRHSMRGGSRSHGAARFSWSFPMAGNLRGYMEVFKGYGESLIDYNHNATYLGVGISLLDWY, encoded by the coding sequence ATGAAGCCATTGATGGCGGCCGCGGCCGTAACCCTGGGCGGCTTCTGCGCCGCCGCTTCCGTGCATGCACAGAATCCGGACCCCACCGACATCCGCGGCTGCACGGCGATCGAGAGCGATGCGCAACGCCTCGCCTGCTACGACCACGCCACCGGACGCGTCAACCTGCCGGTGGCCCGCAAGCGCGTGGATGCAAGCACCCGGACGCCGGAGATATTCGGCCGCGACGACAAGCGGGCGTCTGCCGACGAGCCGGGCAACAGCGAGGTGGCGCAGCCGTTGTCATTGCTGGACAGCCGCTGGGAGCTGTCGCCGGAGAGCAAGCTGGGCACCTTCAACATCCGCGGCTACAACCCGGTCTACGTGATGCCGGCGTTCATGACCAGCCACCAGAACAACCAGCCGCACAGCCCGAGCCCCGACAACACGGTCAGTGGCACCAGCGAGCAATTGCAGAACGTCGAGGCGAAATTCCAGCTCAGCCTGAAGGCGAAGGTATGGCAAGGCGTGTTCGGTGACGCCGGCGACCTGTGGGTGGGTTACACCCAGTCATCGCGCTGGCAGGTCTACAACTCGACCCTGTCGCGCCCGTTCCGCGAGACCGATTACGAACCCGAGGCGATGCTGGTGTTCGACACCCATTACCAGGTGTTCGGCTGGACGGGCCGCCTGCTGGGCATTGGCGTGGACCACCAGTCGAACGGCCGCGGCGACCCGCTGTCGCGCAGCTGGAACCGGGTGATCGCCGATGTCGGTTTCGAACGCGACGGCTGGACGGTGATGCTGCGTCCGTGGTGGCGCATCCCGGAATCGCGCAGCGACGACGACAACCCCGACATCAGCGATTACATGGGGCGCGGCGAAGTGCAGATCGTGCATGAATGGCGCGGCCAGGAATTCGGCATGATGCTGCGCCACTCGATGCGCGGCGGCAGCCGCAGCCATGGCGCGGCGCGGTTCAGCTGGAGCTTCCCGATGGCCGGCAACCTGCGCGGCTACATGGAAGTGTTCAAGGGCTATGGCGAAAGCCTGATCGACTACAACCACAACGCCACCTACCTCGGCGTGGGCATTTCGCTGCTCGACTGGTACTGA
- a CDS encoding methionine ABC transporter ATP-binding protein produces MIRFVDVHKSYRVDGRDIPALQPFDLDIADGEVFGIIGLSGAGKSTLIRLINLLERPSGGRIFVNDTEMTALAEPALRAQRRRIGMIFQHFNLLASQTVADNVAFPLRLAGERDAAALQARVDELLTRVGLSDHADKYPSQLSGGQKQRVGIARALANRPSILLCDEATSALDPQTTASVLELLAEINRELKLTIVLITHEMDVVRRVCDRVAVLDAGVIVEHGPVADVFLHPQHPTTRRFVNEALPEEAASEHTPFAQVSGRIVRLSFRGDATLTPSLSRVARETGVEFNILAGRIDRIKDLPYGQLTLAMRGEQVEIALAALRDAGIEIEELPR; encoded by the coding sequence GTGATCCGTTTCGTCGATGTCCACAAGTCCTACCGCGTCGACGGCAGGGACATTCCTGCATTGCAGCCGTTCGATCTCGACATTGCCGATGGCGAAGTGTTCGGCATCATCGGTCTTTCCGGCGCCGGCAAATCGACGCTTATACGGCTGATCAACCTGCTCGAACGACCCAGCGGCGGGCGCATCTTCGTGAACGACACTGAGATGACCGCGCTGGCCGAGCCGGCACTGCGTGCGCAGCGACGCCGGATCGGCATGATCTTCCAGCACTTCAACCTGCTCGCCTCGCAGACGGTGGCCGACAACGTGGCGTTCCCGCTGCGGCTGGCCGGAGAACGCGACGCGGCCGCATTGCAGGCCCGCGTGGACGAGCTGCTGACGCGGGTGGGCCTGAGCGACCACGCGGACAAATACCCGTCGCAGCTTTCCGGCGGCCAGAAGCAGCGCGTGGGCATCGCCCGCGCACTGGCCAACCGGCCGTCCATCCTGCTCTGCGACGAGGCCACCAGCGCGCTCGATCCGCAGACCACCGCCTCGGTGCTGGAGCTGCTGGCCGAGATCAACCGCGAGCTGAAACTCACCATCGTGCTGATCACCCACGAGATGGACGTGGTGCGCCGCGTGTGCGATCGCGTGGCGGTGCTCGACGCCGGCGTGATCGTCGAGCACGGCCCGGTGGCCGACGTGTTCCTGCACCCGCAGCACCCGACGACCCGGCGCTTCGTCAACGAGGCCTTGCCCGAGGAAGCGGCCAGCGAACACACGCCATTCGCCCAGGTGTCCGGCCGCATCGTGCGCCTGAGCTTCCGCGGCGACGCCACGCTGACCCCGTCGCTGAGCCGGGTGGCGCGAGAAACCGGCGTGGAATTCAACATCCTGGCCGGGCGCATCGACCGCATCAAGGATCTGCCCTACGGTCAGCTCACCCTGGCGATGCGGGGCGAACAGGTGGAAATCGCACTGGCCGCGCTGCGCGATGCCGGCATCGAGATCGAGGAGCTGCCACGATGA
- a CDS encoding pirin family protein, translating into MESRPQLIADAREHDLGDGFVVRRMLPVLQARHVGPFVFFDHMGPASFPAGKGMDVRPHPHIGLATVTWLFDGAIRHRDSLGSLADIRPGEVNWMTSGRGITHSERTPPDERAAGQKLHGIQVWVALPQADAEVSPEFHHHDREALPRISGPGVEGVLIAGNAYGQRSPVKVFAPMFMLEASLQAGAELALPAGHAERGVHVIEGSVSWGELKIAKHQMAVQAGDQPPPLRASEPSRLILFGGAPLDGERHLWWNFVASTRERIEQAKADWSEGRFPTVPGDEDEFIPLPA; encoded by the coding sequence ATGGAAAGTCGTCCCCAGTTGATCGCCGACGCCCGCGAGCACGACCTCGGCGACGGCTTCGTCGTGCGTCGCATGCTGCCGGTGCTGCAGGCGCGCCACGTCGGTCCGTTCGTGTTCTTCGATCACATGGGGCCGGCGAGTTTCCCGGCGGGCAAGGGCATGGACGTGCGCCCGCACCCGCACATCGGCCTGGCCACGGTGACCTGGCTGTTCGACGGGGCGATCCGCCATCGCGACAGCCTGGGCAGCCTGGCCGACATCCGCCCAGGCGAGGTCAACTGGATGACCTCCGGTCGCGGCATCACCCACTCCGAGCGCACGCCGCCAGATGAGCGTGCCGCAGGCCAGAAGCTGCACGGCATCCAGGTCTGGGTCGCCCTGCCGCAGGCCGATGCCGAGGTGTCGCCGGAATTCCACCACCATGATCGCGAGGCCTTGCCGCGGATCAGCGGGCCGGGCGTGGAAGGCGTGCTGATCGCAGGCAATGCCTACGGTCAGCGTTCACCAGTGAAGGTGTTCGCGCCGATGTTCATGCTGGAAGCAAGCCTGCAGGCCGGCGCCGAGCTGGCCTTGCCGGCCGGGCACGCCGAGCGCGGCGTGCATGTGATCGAAGGCTCCGTGAGCTGGGGCGAACTGAAGATCGCCAAACACCAGATGGCGGTGCAGGCCGGCGACCAGCCGCCTCCGTTGCGTGCCAGCGAACCAAGCCGGTTGATCCTGTTCGGCGGTGCGCCGCTGGATGGCGAGCGCCACCTGTGGTGGAACTTCGTGGCCAGCACCCGCGAGCGCATCGAGCAGGCCAAGGCGGACTGGAGCGAAGGGCGCTTTCCCACCGTGCCCGGCGACGAGGACGAATTCATTCCGTTGCCGGCGTAG
- a CDS encoding winged helix-turn-helix domain-containing protein, with protein sequence MLKLTQARAMQLAAQGLLQPPKRRPRRADLVAAIERMRMLQIDTIHVVARSPYFVLHSRLGDYPMAWLDEALAQGQLAECWAHEACFVSAADIAWHRGGQDHRSHHWAHRNAQRVHREHRKDMDALLAGIRASGPVRAADFERRGAAAPSGWWEWKPEKRWLEAWFALGELMVARRDRFQRVYDLAERVLAGLDPPFDAALAFSAAQQRRHFILETVRALGVTPAGWIADYFRLKPRVSDRELAPLVESGELLAVPVEGWSTPGYVHREHAQWLDKALAGKLRATLTTLLSPFDPLVWDRSRALAMFGFEYTIECYTPAAKRRYGYFVLPILHRGRLVGRLDAKAHRATGVFEVKALFLEPDAKAEPTLVSAVARAIAATAAWHGTERIRLGTTQPASLARLLRAQWRAAQVKLADPG encoded by the coding sequence ATGTTGAAGCTGACCCAGGCCAGAGCCATGCAGCTGGCCGCCCAGGGCCTGTTGCAGCCGCCGAAGCGGCGGCCGCGACGGGCAGACCTGGTGGCTGCCATCGAGCGCATGCGGATGCTGCAGATCGATACCATCCACGTGGTGGCACGCAGCCCGTACTTCGTCCTGCATTCGCGCCTGGGCGATTACCCGATGGCGTGGCTGGACGAGGCGCTGGCACAGGGACAACTGGCCGAGTGCTGGGCGCACGAGGCGTGTTTCGTCAGTGCCGCCGACATCGCCTGGCATCGGGGCGGGCAGGATCATCGCAGCCATCATTGGGCGCATCGCAATGCGCAGCGCGTTCATCGCGAGCACCGCAAGGACATGGATGCATTGCTCGCGGGCATCCGCGCCTCCGGCCCGGTTCGCGCCGCGGATTTCGAGCGCCGCGGCGCCGCCGCCCCGTCGGGGTGGTGGGAGTGGAAGCCGGAGAAGCGCTGGCTGGAGGCATGGTTTGCCCTGGGCGAACTGATGGTGGCCCGGCGCGACAGGTTCCAGCGCGTCTACGATCTCGCCGAAAGGGTGCTGGCCGGGCTCGACCCGCCGTTCGACGCCGCGCTCGCCTTCTCGGCGGCGCAACAGCGCCGGCATTTCATCCTCGAAACCGTGCGGGCGCTGGGCGTGACGCCGGCGGGGTGGATTGCCGATTACTTTCGGCTCAAGCCCCGGGTCAGCGATCGTGAACTGGCTCCGCTGGTGGAAAGCGGCGAATTGCTGGCGGTGCCGGTCGAAGGCTGGAGCACGCCCGGTTATGTGCACCGCGAGCATGCCCAATGGCTGGACAAGGCGCTCGCCGGGAAGCTGCGCGCCACCCTTACCACGCTGTTGTCGCCGTTCGATCCGCTGGTCTGGGATCGCAGCCGCGCGCTGGCGATGTTCGGCTTCGAATACACGATCGAGTGCTACACGCCGGCCGCGAAGCGTCGCTATGGCTACTTCGTGCTGCCGATCCTGCATCGGGGACGCCTGGTCGGCCGGCTGGACGCCAAGGCGCATCGCGCCACCGGCGTGTTCGAGGTCAAGGCCTTGTTCCTCGAGCCGGACGCAAAGGCCGAACCGACGCTGGTGAGTGCCGTGGCCAGGGCCATCGCGGCCACCGCGGCATGGCACGGCACGGAAAGGATCAGGCTGGGAACCACCCAACCCGCGTCGCTGGCGCGGCTGCTGCGTGCGCAGTGGCGAGCCGCCCAGGTGAAGCTTGCCGATCCGGGCTGA
- a CDS encoding cold-shock protein, which translates to MADREVGTVKWFNDAKGFGFISRDNGPDVFVHFRAITGSGFKSLQEGQKVSFNVVDGQKGLQAEDVTPV; encoded by the coding sequence ATGGCGGATCGTGAAGTAGGTACTGTGAAGTGGTTCAATGACGCCAAGGGTTTCGGCTTTATCAGCCGCGATAATGGCCCTGACGTGTTCGTGCATTTTCGCGCCATCACCGGCTCGGGTTTCAAGAGCCTGCAGGAAGGTCAGAAAGTGAGCTTCAATGTCGTGGACGGGCAGAAGGGCTTGCAGGCCGAAGACGTTACCCCCGTTTGA
- a CDS encoding glutathione peroxidase, which produces MSSVYDFTVRDIEGQPRSLAEWRGKTLLIVNVASKCGFTPQYKGLETLWQDQRDQGLVVLGFPCDQFGHQEPGDEAEIRNFCSTQYDVTFPVFAKIEVNGEHADPLYKWLKSEGKGILGSESIKWNFTKFLVDAEGQVVRRYASTDTPEKIGKDTLARLGG; this is translated from the coding sequence ATGTCCAGCGTCTACGATTTCACCGTTCGCGATATCGAGGGCCAGCCGCGCTCGCTGGCCGAGTGGCGCGGCAAGACGCTGCTGATCGTCAACGTGGCCTCCAAGTGCGGCTTCACTCCGCAGTACAAGGGACTGGAGACACTGTGGCAGGACCAGCGCGACCAGGGGCTGGTGGTGCTGGGCTTTCCGTGCGACCAGTTCGGTCACCAGGAACCCGGTGACGAGGCCGAGATCCGCAACTTCTGCAGCACCCAGTACGACGTGACCTTTCCGGTGTTCGCCAAGATCGAGGTGAACGGCGAGCACGCCGATCCGCTGTACAAGTGGCTGAAGAGCGAAGGCAAGGGCATCCTGGGCAGCGAATCGATCAAGTGGAACTTCACCAAGTTCCTGGTCGATGCGGAAGGCCAGGTGGTCAGGCGCTACGCCTCCACCGATACGCCGGAGAAGATCGGCAAGGACACCCTGGCACGACTCGGCGGCTGA
- a CDS encoding MetQ/NlpA family ABC transporter substrate-binding protein → MKLLHVFLATTLILLSLTACSAPEQDDHVLTVAATAVPHAEILKQVKPLLAKQGVDLQIRVFADYVQPNTQVAEKNIDLNYFQTRPYLDAFNRERGTNLVTIAGVHIEPFGAYSRKYTSIDQLPDGASVTLPNDPSNNSRALLLLARHGLITLKDPNDEMATLKDITANPKQLKFRELEAAMLPRTLDEVDLSLINTNYALAAGLNPTRDALLIEDRDSPYVNYLVGRPDNRNDPRVQKLAKALTSPEIKAFIEQKYHGAVLPAF, encoded by the coding sequence ATGAAACTGCTGCACGTCTTCCTCGCCACGACCCTGATCCTGCTCTCGCTGACGGCCTGCTCCGCGCCGGAACAGGACGATCACGTCCTCACCGTGGCCGCCACCGCGGTTCCCCATGCCGAGATCCTCAAGCAGGTGAAACCGCTGCTGGCGAAACAGGGCGTGGACCTGCAGATCAGGGTATTCGCCGACTACGTGCAGCCGAACACCCAGGTGGCCGAGAAAAACATCGACCTGAACTACTTCCAGACCAGGCCGTACCTGGATGCGTTCAACCGCGAGCGCGGCACCAATCTGGTGACCATCGCCGGCGTGCACATCGAGCCGTTCGGCGCCTATTCGCGCAAGTACACGAGCATCGACCAGCTGCCCGACGGCGCCAGCGTCACCCTGCCCAACGACCCCAGCAACAACAGCCGCGCGCTGCTGTTGCTGGCCAGGCACGGCCTGATCACGCTGAAGGACCCCAACGACGAGATGGCCACGCTGAAGGACATCACGGCGAATCCGAAGCAGCTGAAGTTCCGCGAGCTGGAAGCGGCGATGCTGCCCCGAACGCTGGACGAGGTGGATCTCTCCCTGATCAACACCAACTACGCGCTGGCTGCCGGGCTGAACCCCACCAGGGACGCGCTGCTGATCGAGGACAGGGACTCACCCTACGTGAACTACCTGGTCGGCCGCCCCGACAACCGGAACGACCCGCGCGTGCAGAAACTGGCCAAGGCACTGACCAGTCCCGAGATCAAGGCGTTCATCGAACAGAAGTACCACGGCGCCGTGCTGCCCGCGTTCTGA
- the pncB gene encoding nicotinate phosphoribosyltransferase, with the protein MIIESLLDTDLYKFSMMQVVLHQYPAAQVEYRFKCRTPNVDLVPYIDEIRGELKALCQLRFRPDELDYLRTWRFIKSDFVDFLGLFQLNEKYVDIAPAAAGNGEIEIRIRGPWLHTILFEVPLLAIVNEVYFRNTSTGLDLGEGRRRLQAKIALLRDTPDYGGCKIADYGTRRRHSRVWQEEVVTALRDGLGAQLAGTSNVWLARKLDLTPLGTLAHEYLQAHQALGPRLRDSQVAALEAWAKEYRGDLGIALSDVYGLDAFLRDFDMYFCKLFDGTRHDSGDPFAWGDKVLAHYCANRVDPRGKVLVFSDGLDIPKVMQLYEHFRGRCLLAFGVGTNLTNDVGPVPLNIVIKMIRCNGQPVAKLSDSPGKNMCEDEKYVAYLRQVFDIPASQG; encoded by the coding sequence ATGATCATCGAATCGCTGCTCGACACCGACCTGTACAAGTTTTCCATGATGCAGGTGGTCTTGCACCAGTATCCCGCGGCCCAGGTCGAGTACCGCTTCAAGTGCCGCACGCCGAACGTCGACCTGGTGCCGTACATCGACGAGATCCGCGGCGAACTGAAGGCGCTGTGCCAGCTTCGCTTCAGGCCGGACGAGCTCGACTACCTGCGCACCTGGCGTTTCATCAAGAGCGACTTCGTCGATTTCCTGGGGCTGTTCCAGCTCAACGAGAAGTACGTGGACATCGCGCCGGCCGCCGCAGGCAACGGCGAGATCGAGATACGCATCCGCGGGCCGTGGCTGCACACCATCCTGTTCGAGGTGCCGCTGCTGGCGATCGTCAACGAGGTGTACTTCCGCAACACCAGCACCGGCCTCGACCTCGGCGAAGGGCGCCGGCGCCTGCAGGCGAAGATCGCCCTGCTGCGCGACACGCCGGATTACGGCGGTTGCAAGATCGCCGACTACGGCACGCGCCGGCGCCACTCGCGGGTGTGGCAGGAAGAAGTGGTGACGGCGCTGCGCGACGGACTCGGCGCCCAGCTGGCCGGCACCAGCAACGTGTGGCTGGCGCGCAAGCTCGACCTGACGCCGCTGGGCACGCTGGCGCACGAATACCTGCAGGCGCACCAGGCGCTGGGCCCCCGCCTGCGCGATTCGCAGGTGGCGGCGCTGGAGGCCTGGGCGAAGGAATACCGGGGCGACCTCGGCATCGCGCTGTCGGACGTGTACGGGCTGGACGCCTTCCTGCGCGACTTCGACATGTACTTCTGCAAGCTGTTCGACGGCACCCGCCATGATTCCGGCGATCCGTTCGCCTGGGGCGACAAGGTGCTGGCGCACTACTGCGCGAACCGGGTCGATCCCCGCGGCAAGGTGCTGGTGTTCAGCGACGGGCTGGACATACCCAAGGTGATGCAGCTGTACGAGCACTTCCGCGGCCGCTGCCTGCTGGCGTTCGGCGTGGGCACCAACCTCACCAACGACGTGGGCCCGGTGCCGCTCAACATCGTGATCAAGATGATCCGCTGCAACGGCCAGCCGGTGGCCAAGCTCAGCGACTCGCCCGGCAAGAACATGTGCGAGGACGAGAAGTACGTGGCGTATCTGCGGCAGGTCTTCGACATCCCCGCATCGCAGGGGTGA
- a CDS encoding peptidylprolyl isomerase produces the protein MQIAQNSVAAFHYTLTDDEGQVIDSSAGREPLTYLHGQGHIVPGLEKQMEGRSVGDKFDAHVAPEEGYGVHHAELMQQVPREAFQGVEDIQPGMQFQGNGPEGQINVTVSKVENGVVFIDANHPLAGKTLHFAIEVTDVRDATAEELQHGHVHGAGGHHH, from the coding sequence ATGCAGATTGCCCAGAACTCCGTAGCCGCCTTCCATTACACGCTGACCGACGACGAAGGCCAGGTCATCGACAGCTCCGCCGGTCGCGAGCCGCTGACCTACCTGCATGGCCAGGGCCATATCGTGCCGGGCCTGGAAAAGCAGATGGAAGGCCGTTCGGTGGGCGACAAGTTCGACGCCCACGTGGCGCCCGAGGAAGGTTACGGCGTGCATCACGCCGAGCTGATGCAGCAGGTTCCGCGCGAGGCGTTCCAGGGCGTCGAGGACATCCAGCCCGGCATGCAATTCCAGGGCAACGGTCCGGAAGGCCAGATCAACGTCACCGTGAGCAAGGTCGAGAACGGCGTGGTGTTCATCGATGCGAACCATCCGCTGGCGGGCAAGACCCTGCACTTCGCGATCGAGGTGACCGACGTGCGCGACGCCACCGCCGAAGAGCTGCAGCACGGTCACGTGCACGGCGCCGGTGGCCATCACCACTGA